One Epidermidibacterium keratini DNA segment encodes these proteins:
- the pyrR gene encoding bifunctional pyr operon transcriptional regulator/uracil phosphoribosyltransferase PyrR — MGSAPKSSGQAAPEGQRVILTPGDISRVIDRISHQILEKTDGGDSVVLVGIPTRGEHLATRVADRIGAFDGDRPPVGILDITLYRDDLRTRGVRPLERTHEPEGGIDDKTVILVDDVLYSGRTIRAALDALRDWGRPRAIQLAVLVDRGHRELPIRADYVGKNIPTSRDEQVFVAIDEYDGVDGVVISAQAPTRDQVIETLKEAAK, encoded by the coding sequence ATGGGCTCAGCCCCAAAGTCGTCAGGGCAGGCCGCGCCCGAAGGGCAGCGCGTCATCCTGACCCCTGGCGACATTTCGCGTGTCATAGACCGCATTTCGCATCAGATTCTGGAAAAGACCGACGGCGGCGACAGCGTCGTACTCGTTGGCATTCCCACCCGCGGCGAACATCTCGCGACCCGGGTCGCCGATCGGATCGGGGCCTTCGACGGCGACCGGCCGCCGGTCGGGATTCTCGACATCACGCTCTATCGCGACGACCTGCGCACGCGCGGGGTGCGGCCGCTTGAGCGCACCCACGAGCCCGAAGGCGGGATCGACGACAAGACCGTGATCCTGGTCGACGACGTCCTCTACTCCGGGCGCACCATCCGCGCCGCCCTCGATGCGCTGCGCGACTGGGGGCGTCCGCGGGCCATTCAGCTCGCCGTGCTCGTTGACCGCGGCCACCGCGAGCTGCCGATCCGCGCCGACTACGTCGGCAAGAACATCCCCACCTCTCGCGACGAGCAGGTATTCGTGGCCATCGACGAGTACGACGGGGTCGACGGCGTCGTCATCTCGGCGCAGGCACCCACGCGCGACCAGGTGATCGAGACGCTGAAGGAGGCTGCCAAGTGA
- a CDS encoding YkoF family thiamine/hydroxymethylpyrimidine-binding protein, with protein MSDNPAPPADLGAPADPGEFGIGLRYSLHPASDDFVDVILGAIAATEQAGLSDGLTVQTDEVSTLVRATRAPAEQLLAAYLTRTVAEATARMNGGHLVSHVLFSRGCPGEITCEIGDLAPPEVSPVALEPTGVDAVAQWSLYPLMDGGSAHGPHLAPIERAIEQARAADVRVEASNFSTRLRGDLAAVIATMTDAWAGVGTEIPHVVTHATISINSPSPKEQS; from the coding sequence ATGAGCGACAATCCAGCCCCACCAGCAGATCTCGGCGCGCCGGCCGATCCGGGCGAGTTCGGAATCGGGCTGCGCTACAGCCTGCACCCGGCCAGCGACGACTTCGTCGACGTCATCCTCGGCGCGATCGCCGCGACCGAGCAAGCCGGCCTCAGCGACGGACTCACCGTCCAGACCGACGAGGTCAGCACCCTGGTGCGCGCGACCCGAGCACCTGCCGAACAGCTGCTCGCGGCGTACCTCACCCGCACCGTCGCCGAGGCGACCGCCCGGATGAATGGCGGACACCTGGTCTCCCATGTCCTCTTCTCACGTGGTTGTCCGGGCGAGATCACTTGCGAGATAGGCGATCTCGCTCCGCCGGAAGTCTCACCGGTCGCTCTCGAACCGACCGGAGTCGACGCCGTCGCACAGTGGTCGCTCTACCCGCTGATGGATGGCGGCAGCGCCCACGGCCCCCACCTTGCACCGATCGAACGCGCCATCGAGCAGGCCCGCGCTGCCGACGTACGCGTTGAGGCATCGAACTTCTCCACGCGGTTGCGCGGCGACCTTGCCGCAGTGATCGCCACGATGACCGACGCCTGGGCCGGTGTCGGGACCGAGATCCCGCACGTCGTCACGCACGCCACCATCTCCATCAACTCCCCCTCCCCCAAGGAGCAGTCATGA
- a CDS encoding ECF transporter S component, with protein sequence MTEYAPTESGPRQRRTESRGWTLRDLVLIAVLGAVFGFLYYALVQAWGALSVAMGPSGDLAQNILWGGWLIVAPLALYITRRPGAGIVAEVLASIIEVVILGSPVGPRLLLTALVQGVGSEAIFAITRYRRWSMPIFALSGLIGGATIFVYEAFLLGWWGQSILLLRLGIHLVSCLVIGGILAKAIGDLLLATGTLDNFAIGRAARGRR encoded by the coding sequence ATGACCGAGTACGCCCCCACCGAGTCCGGGCCGCGTCAGCGGCGCACCGAGAGCCGCGGCTGGACGCTGCGCGACCTCGTCCTCATCGCCGTACTCGGCGCGGTCTTCGGCTTCCTCTACTACGCGCTCGTGCAGGCGTGGGGTGCCCTCTCGGTTGCCATGGGGCCCTCCGGCGACCTCGCCCAAAACATCCTTTGGGGTGGCTGGCTTATCGTCGCGCCGCTGGCTCTCTACATCACCCGCCGTCCCGGCGCGGGGATTGTCGCCGAGGTGCTCGCCTCGATCATCGAGGTCGTGATCCTCGGCTCGCCCGTCGGTCCGCGACTGCTCCTCACCGCGCTCGTGCAGGGTGTCGGCAGCGAGGCGATCTTCGCGATCACCCGCTACCGCCGCTGGAGCATGCCGATCTTTGCGCTGTCGGGACTCATCGGTGGCGCGACCATCTTTGTCTACGAGGCGTTCCTGCTGGGGTGGTGGGGTCAGAGCATCCTGCTCCTCCGGCTCGGGATTCACCTCGTGAGCTGCCTCGTCATCGGCGGCATCCTGGCCAAGGCGATCGGCGATCTGCT
- a CDS encoding HNH endonuclease: MGNNRGNDDFEQVSDLFGQLVDAPDLLDGIGDFELPDAADALALLTRIGERVFAYRDAIAGAEFESPHAKTVRVAEALHRLGGTISAAKLLAVGSATTTAEDMFDDPDAAASAPRPHVGGADRGDTWLSRGQLSAGSVGAVLGVSSHIAHRMASDGQRLTEAMPHARVKALNGEWDDYRLHLAVSGARGLSKTQAAALDEAVFRRDDIEATGRFRSLIERWKLKHAVKPESEQKHKEGMDGRYVRFGPVDLFGMRDLHGTLPAAQATAIDHAIDDHAAQAPTGDPRTDDQRRADTFMAMLLGPAALSPAVADQYSLPTPTFDPDTGYPVVDEEQLRLAAETWEAIRLLCATIGLTIYQPPRSTLDISVPLATLLALRAGITPDSGPPHPPDDSVVSGTAPPRPPKPGSTGEDCPQPDAEPSRVCPPPGKSTEAERSQPEGLAPDEPHDDPDTCAHPECSPSVFEDARTQTRRHRPDPDPRAWITAIGYLSYSQLDWLLGGCTQMRRIVTDDLTGAPLDLGPLVYRPTAVMRRRVQARDRHCRFPGCTRPAIRLDRTESDLDHTIAHRPDGTGGRTADAYLAVLCEEHHRLSHQSTWEHVLHPDGAMTWHNRILQFTVRTTPGNTG, from the coding sequence GTGGGGAACAACCGGGGGAACGACGACTTCGAGCAGGTCAGCGACCTGTTCGGCCAGCTCGTCGATGCCCCGGATCTGCTCGACGGTATCGGCGATTTCGAGCTGCCCGACGCGGCTGACGCGCTCGCCCTGTTGACCAGGATTGGCGAGCGGGTGTTCGCCTACCGGGACGCTATCGCCGGAGCCGAGTTCGAGTCTCCCCACGCCAAGACCGTGCGAGTGGCCGAGGCGCTGCACCGGCTCGGCGGGACGATCAGCGCAGCGAAGCTGCTCGCTGTCGGGTCCGCGACCACCACCGCTGAGGACATGTTCGACGACCCGGACGCCGCCGCGAGCGCCCCGCGACCGCATGTTGGCGGTGCGGACCGTGGCGACACGTGGTTGTCGCGTGGGCAGCTCAGCGCGGGCTCCGTCGGTGCGGTTCTCGGCGTCTCGTCGCATATAGCGCACCGGATGGCCAGCGACGGGCAACGTCTCACCGAGGCGATGCCCCACGCCCGTGTCAAGGCGTTGAACGGCGAGTGGGACGACTACCGCCTGCACTTAGCCGTCAGCGGAGCGCGTGGGCTGAGCAAGACCCAGGCAGCCGCGCTCGATGAAGCAGTGTTCCGTCGCGATGACATCGAGGCGACCGGCCGGTTCCGGTCGCTGATCGAACGCTGGAAGCTCAAGCACGCCGTGAAACCCGAGTCGGAGCAGAAACATAAAGAAGGCATGGACGGCAGGTACGTGCGGTTCGGGCCGGTCGACCTGTTCGGAATGCGCGACCTCCACGGCACTCTCCCAGCGGCCCAGGCAACGGCAATCGACCACGCGATCGACGACCACGCGGCCCAGGCCCCCACCGGCGACCCGCGCACCGACGATCAACGGCGCGCGGACACCTTCATGGCGATGCTGCTCGGACCCGCCGCGCTCTCTCCGGCAGTCGCCGACCAGTACTCACTACCTACCCCCACGTTCGACCCGGACACCGGATACCCCGTGGTGGATGAGGAGCAGCTCCGGTTGGCCGCTGAGACGTGGGAGGCGATTCGACTGCTGTGTGCGACCATCGGGCTGACGATCTATCAGCCGCCACGCTCCACCCTTGACATCAGCGTTCCGCTGGCCACCCTGCTCGCGCTGCGCGCCGGGATCACCCCGGACAGCGGACCACCACACCCACCGGACGACTCCGTGGTGAGCGGCACCGCCCCGCCGCGACCGCCAAAACCCGGTTCGACGGGAGAAGACTGTCCACAACCAGACGCCGAGCCAAGCCGGGTGTGTCCCCCGCCGGGCAAGTCCACCGAGGCCGAGCGTTCCCAGCCCGAGGGGCTTGCACCCGATGAGCCACACGACGATCCCGACACGTGCGCGCATCCGGAATGCAGCCCCAGTGTGTTCGAAGACGCTCGTACCCAAACGCGGCGGCACCGGCCCGATCCGGATCCACGGGCGTGGATCACCGCGATCGGCTACCTCAGCTACTCCCAGCTCGACTGGCTCCTGGGCGGCTGCACCCAGATGCGCCGCATCGTCACCGACGATCTCACCGGCGCACCGCTCGACCTCGGACCACTCGTCTACCGTCCGACCGCTGTCATGCGTCGACGTGTTCAAGCGCGCGATCGACACTGCCGATTCCCCGGCTGCACGCGTCCAGCGATCCGGCTCGACCGCACCGAAAGCGACCTCGACCACACGATCGCGCACCGCCCCGACGGCACCGGCGGACGCACCGCCGACGCGTACCTCGCCGTACTGTGCGAAGAACACCACCGACTCAGCCACCAAAGCACCTGGGAACACGTGCTGCACCCCGACGGCGCCATGACCTGGCACAACCGGATCCTGCAATTCACCGTGCGCACCACACCCGGCAACACCGGCTAG
- a CDS encoding MFS transporter: MSESTAAGRELPSDEREAPGFKRALAGSMVGAVLEWYDFAIYGALAASIFAGQFFPESAPFTGTLLALGTQAVGFIARPLGAVFFGHLGDRVGRKPMLIATYLILALATAMIGLLPNYAAWGLAAPILLVVLRFVQGFALGGEFGAAVTLVAEYAKPQQRGRWAALPQSGGAAGTLLATGVLTLIGSLVSPEQFAEWGWRIAFLIAIPLLLVGAWLRYGVQESPVFQQAERHLEQTESSSVLEAIKHSPRMILHGLGARIGENVAFYIYTVFVIAYASKYIGYAVPDVLRAVLFAAMAQFIGMIAGGWISDYLGRKPVMIAAALGLAVWAPIFFALAQSSLGLLTLGVVVGAFMHGLLAGPEAAWLVELFPTRYRFAGSSIAFQGSSIIAGGPAPLIATALLGASGNTTPVVIYLIVCALISVVAVATAPETKGRDLAAVGDEGSGPSRAAARTR, encoded by the coding sequence ATGAGTGAGTCAACAGCGGCCGGGCGCGAGCTGCCCAGCGACGAGCGGGAGGCGCCCGGTTTCAAAAGAGCGCTCGCCGGAAGCATGGTCGGCGCCGTACTCGAGTGGTACGACTTTGCGATCTATGGCGCGCTCGCGGCGTCGATCTTCGCCGGTCAGTTCTTTCCCGAGTCAGCGCCATTCACCGGCACCTTGCTCGCGCTCGGCACCCAGGCGGTCGGCTTCATCGCGCGGCCCCTCGGTGCGGTCTTCTTCGGTCACCTCGGTGACCGGGTCGGCCGCAAGCCGATGCTCATCGCGACCTACCTGATCCTCGCGCTGGCGACGGCGATGATCGGCCTCCTGCCGAACTACGCCGCGTGGGGACTGGCCGCGCCGATCCTGCTGGTCGTGCTCCGGTTTGTCCAAGGGTTTGCGCTCGGGGGTGAGTTCGGCGCCGCGGTCACGCTCGTCGCCGAGTACGCCAAACCGCAGCAGCGCGGCCGCTGGGCGGCCCTTCCGCAGTCTGGCGGCGCTGCGGGAACGCTGCTGGCGACCGGCGTACTCACCCTGATCGGCAGCCTCGTCAGCCCCGAGCAGTTTGCCGAATGGGGGTGGCGGATCGCCTTCCTCATTGCGATCCCGCTGCTGCTGGTCGGTGCCTGGCTGCGCTACGGGGTGCAGGAGTCGCCGGTCTTCCAGCAGGCCGAGCGGCACCTTGAGCAGACCGAAAGCTCCAGCGTCCTCGAGGCGATCAAGCACAGCCCACGGATGATCCTGCACGGGCTCGGCGCGCGGATCGGCGAGAACGTCGCGTTCTACATCTACACGGTCTTCGTCATCGCCTACGCCTCGAAGTACATCGGGTACGCCGTACCCGACGTGCTGCGAGCGGTGCTCTTTGCCGCGATGGCGCAGTTCATCGGCATGATCGCCGGCGGTTGGATCTCCGACTATCTCGGGCGCAAGCCGGTAATGATCGCCGCGGCGCTCGGGCTGGCGGTCTGGGCGCCGATCTTCTTCGCGCTCGCGCAAAGCTCCTTGGGGTTGCTGACGCTTGGCGTGGTCGTCGGCGCGTTCATGCACGGTCTGCTTGCCGGACCAGAGGCGGCGTGGCTGGTCGAGCTGTTCCCGACGCGCTACCGGTTCGCTGGCTCGTCGATCGCCTTCCAGGGATCCTCGATCATCGCCGGTGGGCCGGCGCCGCTGATCGCGACTGCGCTCCTGGGCGCATCCGGCAATACGACGCCGGTGGTGATCTATCTGATCGTGTGCGCGCTGATCTCCGTGGTCGCCGTCGCGACCGCTCCCGAGACGAAAGGCCGCGACCTGGCCGCAGTGGGTGACGAGGGGAGCGGACCTAGCCGGGCCGCTGCTCGAACGCGCTGA
- a CDS encoding dihydroorotase, with amino-acid sequence MTSWLITKVRPLGAEPIDVLIEDGVIAKVGPSIEAPEGAEIVDAAGLIGLPGLVDLHTHLREPGREDAETIETGSRAAALGGYTAVHAMANTEPVADTAGVVEQVYNTGRAVGLVDVIPVGAVTVGLAGERLAELGAMADSAAHVRIFSDDGHCVGDPGLMRRALEYVKAFDGVIAQHAEDSRLTQGAQMNESELSGKLGLAGWPKVAEESIIARDCLLAEHVGSRLHICHLSTAGSVEIVRWAKSRGVNVTAEVTPHHLLLTEDLAGTYDPVYKVNPPLREGHDVDALRDALRDGTIDVVATDHAPHAVEDKECEWAYARPGMLGLQQALSITVLTLSEESGAVDWRKVAEVTSIKPARIAGLEDHGRGFEEGAPANVVLVDPTGSTVVDGQALASKSHNTPYDGLELPAEVRWTFLRGTPTVRDGKAVA; translated from the coding sequence GTGACCAGCTGGCTCATCACCAAAGTCCGCCCGCTCGGCGCAGAACCCATTGACGTCCTCATCGAGGACGGGGTGATCGCCAAGGTCGGGCCAAGCATTGAGGCACCGGAGGGCGCCGAGATCGTCGATGCCGCAGGCCTTATCGGGCTTCCCGGGCTCGTCGATCTTCATACTCACCTGCGTGAGCCAGGCCGAGAAGATGCCGAGACGATCGAGACCGGCTCGCGCGCCGCGGCGCTCGGTGGCTACACCGCGGTGCACGCGATGGCCAATACCGAACCGGTCGCGGACACCGCCGGAGTCGTCGAGCAGGTCTACAACACCGGCCGCGCAGTCGGCCTCGTCGACGTCATCCCGGTCGGCGCGGTGACGGTCGGGCTCGCCGGTGAGCGGCTCGCCGAGCTCGGAGCGATGGCCGACTCGGCCGCCCACGTGCGGATCTTCTCCGACGACGGGCACTGCGTCGGCGACCCCGGACTGATGCGTCGCGCGCTTGAGTACGTCAAGGCCTTCGATGGCGTGATCGCCCAGCACGCTGAGGATTCCCGGCTCACCCAAGGTGCGCAGATGAACGAGTCGGAGCTGTCGGGCAAGCTCGGCCTCGCTGGTTGGCCGAAGGTTGCCGAGGAGTCGATCATTGCGCGCGACTGTCTGCTCGCCGAGCACGTCGGTTCGCGGTTGCATATCTGCCATCTCTCGACGGCAGGCTCAGTCGAGATCGTGCGCTGGGCAAAGTCACGCGGTGTCAACGTGACCGCCGAGGTCACCCCGCACCACCTGCTGCTCACCGAAGACCTCGCCGGCACCTACGACCCGGTCTACAAGGTCAACCCGCCGCTGCGCGAAGGGCACGACGTCGACGCGCTTCGTGACGCTCTGCGCGACGGGACGATCGATGTCGTCGCTACCGACCACGCGCCGCATGCCGTGGAGGACAAGGAATGTGAGTGGGCATACGCGCGGCCGGGGATGCTCGGTCTGCAGCAGGCGCTGTCGATCACGGTCCTGACCCTCAGTGAGGAGAGTGGCGCCGTCGACTGGCGCAAGGTCGCCGAGGTGACCTCGATCAAGCCGGCGCGCATCGCCGGCTTGGAAGACCACGGCCGCGGCTTCGAAGAGGGCGCACCGGCCAACGTCGTACTCGTCGACCCGACGGGCTCGACGGTTGTCGACGGGCAAGCCCTGGCCAGCAAGAGCCACAACACGCCGTACGACGGGTTGGAGCTGCCGGCAGAGGTGCGCTGGACGTTCTTGCGGGGTACGCCGACCGTGCGCGACGGAAAGGCTGTGGCATGA
- a CDS encoding aspartate carbamoyltransferase catalytic subunit, with the protein MKQHLLSAADLSRDEAVAVLDTAEQIEASLAGREVKKLPTLRGRTVVNLFFEDSTRTRISFELAAKRLSADVINFSAKGSSVSKGESLKDTALTLQAMGADAVVIRHGASGAPYQLASWVDGSVVNAGDGTHEHPTQALLDAFTMRKRTGRQMGDDLSGLKVTLVGDVLHSRVARSNVLLLHTLGADVTLVAPPTLLPVGVEAWPCNHSYDLDASLPGADVVMMLRVQRERMNASYFPTEREYSRRYGLDATRAARLGDDTIVMHPGPMNRGMEIAAEVADGTRSTIVEQVANGVSTRMAVLYLLLGGAQ; encoded by the coding sequence GTGAAACAGCACCTGCTCTCGGCTGCAGACCTCAGCCGCGACGAGGCTGTTGCCGTGCTCGACACGGCCGAGCAGATCGAGGCCTCGCTCGCCGGTCGTGAAGTCAAGAAGCTGCCCACCCTTCGTGGGCGCACGGTGGTCAACCTCTTCTTCGAGGACTCCACCCGCACGCGAATCTCCTTTGAGCTGGCCGCGAAACGACTGTCGGCCGATGTCATCAACTTCTCGGCGAAGGGCTCAAGTGTGTCCAAGGGCGAGAGCCTGAAGGACACCGCACTGACATTGCAGGCCATGGGTGCCGATGCGGTCGTCATCCGGCACGGCGCCAGCGGCGCGCCCTACCAGCTCGCGTCGTGGGTTGACGGCTCGGTGGTGAACGCCGGCGACGGCACCCACGAGCACCCCACGCAGGCACTGCTCGATGCGTTCACGATGCGCAAGCGCACCGGTCGCCAGATGGGCGACGACCTCAGCGGGCTGAAGGTCACCCTCGTGGGCGATGTGCTGCATAGCCGGGTCGCCCGATCAAATGTGCTGCTGCTGCACACCTTGGGCGCCGACGTGACACTGGTCGCGCCGCCGACCCTATTGCCGGTTGGCGTGGAAGCGTGGCCCTGCAACCATTCCTACGATCTCGATGCCAGCTTGCCCGGCGCCGACGTCGTGATGATGCTGCGCGTGCAACGTGAGCGAATGAACGCGTCGTACTTCCCCACTGAGCGGGAGTACTCACGTCGTTACGGTCTCGATGCCACCCGGGCCGCTCGGCTTGGTGACGACACGATCGTGATGCATCCCGGTCCGATGAACCGCGGCATGGAGATCGCTGCGGAGGTCGCCGACGGCACCCGATCCACCATCGTCGAACAAGTCGCCAACGGGGTCTCCACCCGGATGGCCGTTCTCTACCTGCTTCTTGGAGGCGCCCAGTGA
- the carA gene encoding glutamine-hydrolyzing carbamoyl-phosphate synthase small subunit: MSRHQAGGQALLVLEDGRTFTGESFGADGTVFGEAVFNTGMTGYQETLTDPSYHRQVVVMTAPHIGNTGWNDEDDESRQIWVAGLVVRDIARRASNWRSRRELADELRVQGIVAITGVDTRALTRHLRERGAMRTGIFTGEAAEAPVDELIEQVRASAQMTGADLAGDVTTAETYVVSAEGDKRFTVAAIDLGIKAMTPEQMAQRGIEVHVLGADASLDDIDRVAPDGVFFSNGPGDPAAATHAVALMRELLERRTPVFGICFGNQILGRALGFGTYKLRYGHRGLNQPVMDRRTGRIEITAHNHGFAVDAPLDKVSDTDFGRVEVSHVCLNDDVVEGLTCLDIPAYSVQYHPEAAAGPHDASYLFDRFIELMSGANDSAKETANA, encoded by the coding sequence ATGAGCAGGCATCAGGCTGGCGGGCAAGCGCTGCTTGTCCTCGAAGACGGCCGCACCTTTACCGGCGAGTCGTTCGGCGCAGACGGGACGGTCTTTGGTGAAGCCGTGTTCAACACCGGCATGACCGGCTACCAGGAGACTCTCACCGACCCGTCGTACCACCGGCAGGTCGTGGTGATGACCGCGCCACACATCGGCAACACCGGCTGGAACGACGAGGACGACGAGTCGCGCCAGATCTGGGTTGCCGGACTGGTGGTTCGCGATATCGCCCGCCGCGCGTCGAACTGGCGCTCCCGACGCGAGCTTGCTGACGAGCTGCGCGTGCAGGGCATCGTGGCAATCACCGGCGTGGATACCCGCGCTCTGACCCGCCACCTGCGCGAACGCGGCGCGATGCGCACGGGAATCTTCACCGGTGAAGCTGCCGAAGCTCCCGTGGACGAGCTCATCGAGCAGGTCCGCGCGAGCGCCCAGATGACCGGTGCTGACCTCGCCGGTGATGTCACGACCGCGGAGACCTATGTCGTCTCCGCGGAAGGGGACAAGCGCTTCACGGTCGCGGCGATCGACCTGGGGATCAAGGCAATGACCCCCGAGCAGATGGCGCAACGCGGCATCGAGGTGCACGTGCTCGGTGCCGACGCATCGCTCGATGACATCGACCGGGTCGCACCGGATGGTGTCTTCTTTTCCAATGGCCCAGGCGATCCCGCAGCTGCCACCCACGCTGTTGCGCTGATGCGTGAGCTGCTGGAGCGGCGTACGCCGGTCTTCGGCATCTGCTTCGGCAACCAGATCCTCGGTCGCGCCCTGGGGTTCGGCACCTACAAGCTTCGTTACGGGCACCGCGGGCTCAACCAGCCGGTGATGGACCGGCGTACCGGGCGGATCGAGATCACCGCACACAACCATGGCTTCGCCGTCGACGCCCCGCTCGACAAGGTGAGCGACACCGACTTCGGACGGGTCGAGGTCAGCCACGTCTGCCTCAATGACGACGTCGTCGAGGGCCTCACGTGTCTCGACATCCCGGCCTACTCGGTGCAGTACCACCCTGAGGCGGCGGCCGGGCCGCACGACGCGAGCTACCTGTTCGACCGCTTCATCGAACTGATGAGCGGGGCCAACGACAGCGCTAAGGAGACCGCGAATGCCTAA
- a CDS encoding SDR family oxidoreductase: MSPVDRERPTALVTGATRGIGLAIARELQGDYHLLIGGRSEESTAAACAELESAEPFVADLLDDESLAAAAAALPDLDVLVHSAGISIKGSVAEVTRDQWRKAFEANLFAVADLTARALPGLRRRRGQVVAINSGSGFFTAPGNAIYSGTKFALRAFTDVLREEEREYGVRVSSVHPGKVDTDMQAEIVEHDGTTYQPELYLRPESVARAVRTVVDATEDATVEVVSVRPSRK; the protein is encoded by the coding sequence ATGAGTCCTGTCGATCGTGAACGTCCCACTGCCCTGGTTACCGGCGCGACGCGTGGCATCGGATTGGCCATCGCCCGCGAGCTGCAGGGTGACTATCACCTGCTGATCGGCGGCCGGTCCGAAGAGTCGACGGCCGCAGCCTGCGCCGAGCTGGAGTCGGCCGAGCCGTTCGTGGCCGACCTGCTCGACGACGAGTCGCTGGCCGCGGCGGCTGCGGCGCTGCCCGACCTCGACGTGCTCGTGCACAGCGCGGGTATCTCGATCAAGGGATCGGTCGCTGAGGTCACCCGCGATCAGTGGCGCAAGGCGTTTGAGGCCAACCTGTTTGCGGTCGCCGACCTGACAGCGCGAGCACTGCCGGGGCTGCGGCGCCGCCGCGGACAGGTCGTGGCGATCAACTCCGGCAGCGGGTTCTTCACTGCGCCGGGCAATGCGATCTACAGCGGGACGAAGTTCGCGTTGCGGGCCTTCACCGACGTGCTCCGCGAGGAGGAGCGCGAGTACGGCGTACGGGTCAGCTCGGTGCATCCCGGCAAGGTCGACACGGACATGCAGGCTGAGATCGTCGAGCACGACGGCACGACGTACCAGCCAGAGCTGTATCTGCGCCCAGAGTCGGTCGCGCGCGCGGTGCGTACGGTGGTCGATGCGACCGAAGACGCAACAGTCGAAGTGGTCTCGGTGCGCCCGTCACGTAAGTGA